One region of Carassius auratus strain Wakin unplaced genomic scaffold, ASM336829v1 scaf_tig00214763, whole genome shotgun sequence genomic DNA includes:
- the LOC113092933 gene encoding 39S ribosomal protein L18, mitochondrial-like — protein MALLSGICRNVRTLLGQCQRSAAAAAWVHCQSSRKYSQTAPEPEPVINDNEAINKTFVNRNPRNLEQMALAVKDRGWATVWPSRQYYHRLVFRRTQHHITAEVYSSDSVDPVLSCSTKEWALKRELGSTRSVAACRAVGEVLAQRCLEAGITRIVYREVPWKFRSESNQTFWTAMKEGGVMLSEPRRKFI, from the exons ATGGCTTTGTTAAGTGGTATTTGCCGTAATGTTCGCACGCTGCTGGGTCAATGTCAGAGATCTGCGGCTGCAGCGGCGTGGGTTCACTGTCAATCAT CTCGGAAATATAGTCAGACAGCGCCTGAGCCAGAACCAGTGATTAACGATAATGAAGCcatcaataaaacatttgttaacCGCAACCCAAGAAACCTGGAACAGATGGCGCTGGCAGTGAAGGATCGAGGCTGGGCTACAGTGTGGCCCTCCAGACAATATTATCACAG GTTGGTGTTCAGGCGCACGCAGCATCACATCACAGCTGAGGTGTATTCAAGTGACTCTGTAGATCCAGTGCTGTCCTGCTCCACGAAGGAGTGGGCACTGAAGCGTGAGCTGGGCTCCACACGCTCTGTAGCAGCTTGTCGTGCCGTCGGTGAGGTGCTTGCTCAGAGGTGTCTTGAAGCTGGCATCACACGCATTGTTTATCGAGAGGTACCGTGGAAGTTTCGATCAGAGTCG AATCAGACATTCTGGACAGCCATGAAAGAGGGTGGTGTCATGCTTAGTGAACCAAGGCGAAAATTCATTTAA